A single Lacerta agilis isolate rLacAgi1 chromosome 10, rLacAgi1.pri, whole genome shotgun sequence DNA region contains:
- the PDE6H gene encoding retinal cone rhodopsin-sensitive cGMP 3',5'-cyclic phosphodiesterase subunit gamma: MTENAAAPTTLNASDTTGPTTPRKGPPKFKQRQTRQFKSKPPKKGVKGFGDDIPGMEGLGTDITVICPWEAFSHLELHELAQFGII; the protein is encoded by the exons ATGACTGAGAACGCAGCAGCACCTACCACcctcaatgcttcagacacaactggacctaccACGCCTCGCAAGGGGCCTCCCAAGTTCAAGCAACGGCAAACACGGCAGTTCAAGAGCAAGCCACCCAAAAAAGGAGTAAAAGG TTTTGGAGATGATATCCCAGGAATGGAGGGCCTTGGAACAG ATATCACAGTGATTTGCCCTTGGGAAGCTTTCAGCCATCTGGAGCTTCACGAGTTGGCACAGTTTGGAATCATCTAA
- the AGBL3 gene encoding cytosolic carboxypeptidase 3 isoform X2 has translation MSEDSDKDKQHIEQITSDDYNSDEDPFNPFLTEDLERCAFIADSFYDQLLPRTTQILLEYNSGKWVPRLREPRDLYGLSPAAGHLNLVRWPHEYEVIREKIEHIEWVPPQPEPLYSPTCLEIEPLCTDPREGAVVYLADGVVILNTS, from the exons ATGTCCGAAGATTCAGATAAGGACAAGCAGCACATAGAACAAATAACCAGTGATGATTACAATTCG gacGAAGATCCCTTTAACCCATTTTTAACAGAAGATCTTGAGCGGTGTGCCTTTATTGCAG ATTCATTTTATGATCAACTTTTGCCACGGACCACACAGATTTTATTGGAATATAACTCGGGGAAATGGGTGCCACGGCTTCGTGAACCACGAGATTTATATGGCCTGTCTCCTGCAGCTGGACACCTGAATCTAGTACGCTGGCCCCATGAGTATGAAGTTATCAGAGAGAAAATTGAGCATATTG agTGGGTTCCCCCTCAGCCAGAGCCACTATACAGTCCAACATGTCTGGAGATTGAGCCTCTTTGCACAGACCCCAGAGAGGGTGCTGTGGTGTATCTAGCAGATGGAG TAGTGATTTTGAATACCAGCTGA
- the AGBL3 gene encoding cytosolic carboxypeptidase 3 isoform X1, whose product MSEDSDKDKQHIEQITSDDYNSDEDPFNPFLTEDLERCAFIADSFYDQLLPRTTQILLEYNSGKWVPRLREPRDLYGLSPAAGHLNLVRWPHEYEVIREKIEHIEWVPPQPEPLYSPTCLEIEPLCTDPREGAVVYLADGADKESSFMYSRIGGSFPSKQVLPQSWDDWDNTLIFEARFESGNLQKVVKISDFEYQLTLRTDLYTKKHTQWYYFQVTNTQAGMPYRFTIVNFTKPTSLYNRGMRPLLYSEAEAKIHKVGWQRTGDEIKYYKNNLGQGGRQYFSLTWTFQFPHDRDTCYFAHCYPYTYSNLQDYLATIARDPRRSKFCKIRILCHSLARNIVYVLTITNPLQDFQEEKRKAAVILTARVHPGETNSSWVMKGFLDYILGDSHNAQLLRDTFVFKVVPMLNPDGVIVGNYRCSLAGRDLNRNYKSDLKESFPPIWCTRSMIKR is encoded by the exons ATGTCCGAAGATTCAGATAAGGACAAGCAGCACATAGAACAAATAACCAGTGATGATTACAATTCG gacGAAGATCCCTTTAACCCATTTTTAACAGAAGATCTTGAGCGGTGTGCCTTTATTGCAG ATTCATTTTATGATCAACTTTTGCCACGGACCACACAGATTTTATTGGAATATAACTCGGGGAAATGGGTGCCACGGCTTCGTGAACCACGAGATTTATATGGCCTGTCTCCTGCAGCTGGACACCTGAATCTAGTACGCTGGCCCCATGAGTATGAAGTTATCAGAGAGAAAATTGAGCATATTG agTGGGTTCCCCCTCAGCCAGAGCCACTATACAGTCCAACATGTCTGGAGATTGAGCCTCTTTGCACAGACCCCAGAGAGGGTGCTGTGGTGTATCTAGCAGATGGAG CTGATAAAGAGTCCAGCTTTATGTATTCTCGAATAGGAGGGAGCTTCCCCTCGAAGCAGGTGCTTCCTCAATCCTGGGATGACTGGGACAATACTTTGATCTTTGAAGCACGATTTGAAAGTGGCAATCTGCAAAAGGTGGTCAAAAT TAGTGATTTTGAATACCAGCTGACACTACGCACTGATCTCTACACAAAAAAGCACACCCAGTGGTACTACTTCCAGGTCACCAACACCCAAGCAGGAATGCCCTACCGTTTCACCATTGTCAACTTCACCAAGCCAACAAGTTTGTATAATCGTGGTATGCGTCCGTTGCTGTATTCAGAAGCAGAAGCAAAGATCCACAAGGTGGGGTGGCAAAGGACAGGAGATGAAATCAAGTATTATAAAAACAATCTCGGCCAAGGTGGGCGCCAGTATTTTTCCCTGACATGGACGTTCCAGTTCCCGCATGATAGGGACACCTGCTATTTTGCCCACTGCTATCCTTACACTTACAGTAACCTGCAAGACTACCTAGCAACCATTGCTAGAGACCCAAGGCGGTCCAAGTTCTGCAAGATCCGCATCTTGTGCCATTCCCTGGCTAGGAACATAGTCTATGTTCTCACCATCACTAACCCCTTGCAagattttcaggaggaaaaacgCAAGGCAGCGGTGATTTTGACTGCCAGGGTGCACCCAGGCGAAACAAATAGTTCCTGGGTGATGAAGGGCTTTCTGGATTACATTCTAGGGGATTCGCATAATGCCCAGTTGCTTCGGGAcacttttgtttttaaggtgGTACCAATGCTGAATCCAGATGGCGTGATTGTAGGCAATTACCGCTGCTCTTTAGCAGGCAGGGACTTAAACCGCAACTATAAATCAGATCTCAAGGAatccttccctcccatctggtGTACCCGCAGCATGatcaaaaggtaa